One genomic segment of Microbacterium sp. ProA8 includes these proteins:
- a CDS encoding family 78 glycoside hydrolase catalytic domain — translation MSSPVPHIIIDAPHGSDVVASPVPELGWRTETTTPGWLQAGAEIEITRDGEPSTHRVEGRASTRLAWPFAPLAPREQASLRVRVTGEDGVQGEWSAPRRVVAGFLGADEWRAATIGLPAPSETAQPGYLRTEFEATGPVARATLYATAVGVYQVAIGGVDVDDQVMKPGWTPYEQRTIHETTDVTALVGEGPNAIGVRLAGAWATERFGFRDNARPLYGDQPRFAAQLLVEYADGSSEWVTTDASWQASTGPLTASGLYAGEDYDARRALVDAGGSGFAEAGYDAGGWAPVAELDAIRAPEARVSPFVRRLDELAVREVITTPSGRTVLDFGQNLVGRVRIRVSGPAGAEVTLKHAEVLEHGELGTRPLRAAAATDRYTLAGEGVEEWEPEFTFHGFRYAEVEGWPGEFDPAAVTAVVIHSDMERTGWFEASDRLVNQLHENIVWGLRGNFLYLPTDCPQRDERLGWTGDIQVFAPTASFLYDVRGFLDSWLRDLALEQVDGVVPFVVPNVLGAARPAAAWGDAATIVPWVLHERYADVATVERQYPSMKGWADALIELAGPRRLWEGMFQFGDWLDPDAPPHLPANAKTDADIVASAYLFRSADAVARAAALLGKDDEARQYAAIAEEVRTAFLAEYVTPRGRMMSDAQTAYAMAIVFDIAPADQQQALGARLAELTRLSGYRIGTGFVGTPIIQDALTRTGHLETARRLLTQTESPSWLYPVTMGATTIWERWDSMLPDGSINPGEMTSFNHYALGAIGDWLHRVVAGLAPEEPAYARLRIQPHPLAEFDHAWAEHLTPYGTARAGWTRQDGVVRVEAIVPPNTTAVVVLPDGRELEVGSGSHEWEVEDAAPPVAATRVGLESTLAEVIDDREAYRAIVEVLEAENPDAAQAFRTHTKWSTRRELGEALFMHAGPDTQRLIGERLAELSAQREEAMVDA, via the coding sequence ATGAGCAGCCCCGTTCCGCACATCATCATCGACGCCCCGCACGGCAGCGACGTCGTCGCGTCGCCCGTCCCCGAGTTGGGCTGGCGCACCGAGACCACGACGCCCGGCTGGCTGCAGGCCGGAGCCGAGATCGAGATCACGCGCGACGGCGAGCCGTCGACTCACCGTGTCGAGGGGCGCGCCTCCACGCGCCTCGCCTGGCCCTTCGCTCCCCTCGCGCCGCGCGAGCAGGCGTCGCTCCGTGTGCGGGTGACCGGGGAGGACGGCGTGCAAGGCGAGTGGAGCGCGCCGCGCCGCGTCGTGGCCGGTTTCCTCGGCGCCGACGAGTGGCGGGCCGCGACCATCGGGCTTCCCGCGCCGTCCGAGACTGCGCAGCCCGGATACCTCCGCACCGAGTTCGAGGCGACGGGTCCGGTCGCCCGCGCCACTCTTTACGCGACCGCGGTCGGCGTGTACCAGGTGGCGATCGGGGGCGTCGACGTGGACGACCAGGTGATGAAGCCGGGCTGGACGCCGTACGAGCAGCGCACGATCCACGAGACGACCGACGTCACCGCTCTCGTCGGCGAAGGCCCCAACGCGATCGGCGTGCGGCTCGCCGGTGCCTGGGCGACAGAGCGGTTCGGGTTCCGCGACAACGCCCGGCCGCTCTACGGCGACCAGCCGCGATTCGCCGCGCAGCTGCTCGTCGAGTACGCCGACGGATCGAGCGAGTGGGTGACGACGGATGCCTCGTGGCAGGCGTCGACCGGACCCCTCACCGCCAGCGGGCTGTACGCGGGCGAGGACTACGACGCCCGTCGCGCGCTCGTCGACGCCGGGGGCAGCGGCTTCGCGGAGGCCGGCTACGACGCCGGGGGCTGGGCGCCGGTCGCCGAGCTCGACGCGATCCGCGCGCCCGAGGCACGCGTGTCGCCGTTCGTGCGCCGCCTCGACGAGCTCGCGGTGCGCGAGGTCATCACGACTCCGAGCGGCAGGACGGTGCTCGACTTCGGGCAGAACCTCGTCGGGCGCGTGCGCATCCGGGTGTCGGGTCCGGCGGGCGCCGAGGTCACGCTGAAGCACGCCGAGGTGCTCGAGCACGGTGAGCTCGGAACGCGGCCGCTGCGCGCCGCCGCGGCGACCGACCGCTACACGCTCGCCGGCGAGGGCGTCGAGGAATGGGAGCCCGAGTTCACCTTCCACGGGTTCCGCTACGCCGAGGTGGAGGGGTGGCCCGGAGAGTTCGACCCGGCGGCCGTCACGGCAGTAGTGATCCACAGCGACATGGAGCGCACCGGCTGGTTCGAGGCATCCGATCGGCTGGTCAACCAGCTGCACGAGAACATCGTGTGGGGGCTGCGCGGCAACTTCCTCTACCTGCCGACCGACTGCCCGCAGCGCGACGAGCGCCTCGGCTGGACCGGCGACATCCAGGTGTTCGCACCCACGGCGTCGTTCCTGTACGACGTGCGCGGGTTCCTCGACTCGTGGCTGCGCGACCTCGCGCTGGAGCAGGTCGACGGCGTCGTGCCGTTCGTCGTGCCGAACGTGCTCGGTGCCGCCCGGCCCGCCGCCGCGTGGGGGGATGCGGCGACCATCGTGCCGTGGGTGCTCCACGAGCGCTACGCCGATGTCGCCACCGTCGAGCGCCAGTACCCGAGCATGAAGGGCTGGGCCGACGCGCTCATCGAGCTCGCAGGACCGCGTCGCCTCTGGGAGGGCATGTTCCAGTTCGGCGACTGGCTCGACCCCGATGCGCCCCCGCACCTGCCGGCGAACGCCAAGACGGATGCCGACATCGTGGCGTCGGCATACCTCTTCCGGTCGGCGGATGCCGTCGCCCGCGCGGCGGCGCTTCTCGGCAAGGACGACGAGGCGCGGCAGTACGCCGCGATCGCCGAGGAGGTGCGCACCGCGTTCCTCGCCGAGTACGTGACCCCGCGCGGACGCATGATGTCGGACGCGCAGACCGCGTACGCGATGGCGATCGTGTTCGACATCGCTCCCGCCGACCAGCAGCAGGCGCTCGGTGCGCGGCTGGCCGAGCTCACGCGCCTGTCGGGCTACCGTATCGGCACCGGATTCGTGGGCACGCCGATCATCCAGGACGCGCTCACCCGCACCGGGCACCTCGAGACGGCGCGGCGCCTGCTCACGCAGACCGAGAGCCCTTCGTGGCTGTACCCGGTGACGATGGGTGCGACGACCATCTGGGAGCGCTGGGACTCGATGCTGCCGGACGGCTCGATCAACCCGGGCGAGATGACGTCGTTCAACCACTATGCGCTGGGCGCGATCGGCGACTGGCTCCACCGCGTCGTGGCCGGTCTCGCGCCGGAGGAGCCGGCGTACGCACGCCTGCGCATCCAGCCGCATCCCCTCGCCGAGTTCGACCACGCGTGGGCCGAGCACCTCACCCCCTACGGCACCGCCCGCGCCGGCTGGACGCGGCAGGACGGCGTGGTGCGCGTCGAGGCGATCGTCCCGCCGAACACGACGGCGGTGGTCGTGCTCCCTGACGGGCGCGAACTCGAGGTCGGTTCGGGCAGCCACGAGTGGGAGGTGGAGGATGCCGCACCGCCGGTCGCCGCCACCCGCGTCGGCCTCGAGTCGACTCTGGCGGAGGTGATCGACGATCGCGAGGCGTACCGTGCGATCGTCGAGGTGCTCGAGGCGGAGAACCCTGATGCGGCGCAGGCCTTCCGCACCCACACCAAGTGGTCCACGCGCCGCGAGCTCGGCGAGGCGCTGTTCATGCACGCCGGTCCCGATACCCAGCGCCTGATCGGGGAGCGTCTCGCCGAGCTGTCGGCGCAGCGCGAGGAGGCGATGGTGGATGCCTGA
- a CDS encoding family 78 glycoside hydrolase catalytic domain, with protein sequence MAALPSPSALDAATRVVALRTQHGRGLLGIPRDGLRLSWRAETDDPRARIVGYQVAQGPEGAEPTPAEPVADTRTAGVAIPGSLAPRERRAFAVRLATTTGWTGWSEPVVVEAGVDGADLEASVIGTDTPADGPVPLLRAEFVLDRAPASARLRLSALGLVDAWINGERASDALLTPGWTSYQERILLDTVDVTPLLREGVNVIVLAVADGWYRGSFGFARRQAIYGDRTGALAQLEADGQIVAKTDASWRAGFGAVRSASIYDGTVTDLRLDDPAVHDPGFADETWVAASVIDVDPARFEPRSAPPVRVVAELPMALSHHEGRTRLDGGQNVSGWVRLVVSGRVGDVVTVRHAEVLEPSGDLHVKALRSAKATDVYTLDRDGEHTLEPAFTFHGFRYADVDGAEVVSATAVAISSDLAPRSTFSSSHAALDRFHSNVFWSQRDNFVSVPTDCPQRDERLGWTGDAQAFAATANTLLDTEAFWLSWLKDLEIDQTDEGGVPAVVPDIIRPQDMLMGGVETPNMGRAGWADAATIIPLAVYESYGSDEVLVRQRRSMRRWVEHLRRRAGDDVVLPAGDYQFGDWLDPDAPGDRPWEAKVSSDFVSNAFYAHSARLLARAERILGDEASAAEYDALADRVGAATFARWGEEAILTQSGAAMSLEFGLAPDDRRAEIAAGLAENVRRENGRIATGFLGTPLVLFALSHSGHLDEAYLMLLRREAPSWLYQVDRGATTVWERWDAILPDGSIHSGAMDALPTEDASQDDTGMLSFNHYAYGAMIDWVYRTVAGLAPDADDPGYRTVHVAPRPAVGLDHASASIDTPQGRLAIEWRVDGGVFEATLEVPFGARALLDLPVTAESTVTVGAAPAPAELRHGTHRIVVTAPAVAAPGAVVPA encoded by the coding sequence ATGGCGGCTCTTCCCTCTCCCTCGGCACTGGATGCCGCGACCCGCGTGGTCGCGCTGCGCACCCAGCACGGGCGCGGACTCCTCGGCATTCCGCGTGACGGCCTGCGCCTCAGCTGGCGTGCGGAGACCGACGACCCCCGCGCGCGCATCGTCGGCTATCAGGTCGCCCAGGGGCCTGAAGGCGCGGAGCCGACGCCGGCCGAGCCGGTCGCCGACACGCGCACGGCCGGTGTCGCGATACCCGGATCCCTCGCTCCCCGCGAGCGCCGCGCCTTCGCTGTGCGCCTGGCGACGACGACCGGCTGGACCGGCTGGAGCGAGCCTGTCGTGGTGGAGGCGGGCGTCGACGGAGCCGACCTGGAGGCATCCGTCATCGGCACCGACACGCCGGCGGACGGACCCGTCCCCCTGCTCCGTGCCGAGTTCGTGCTCGATCGCGCTCCGGCGTCCGCGCGCCTGCGCCTGAGCGCCCTCGGCCTCGTCGATGCGTGGATCAACGGCGAACGCGCGAGCGATGCGCTGCTGACGCCCGGCTGGACGTCGTACCAGGAGCGCATCCTCCTCGACACGGTCGACGTCACGCCGCTGCTGCGCGAGGGAGTGAACGTCATCGTCCTCGCCGTGGCCGACGGCTGGTACCGCGGCAGCTTCGGCTTCGCGCGGCGCCAGGCGATCTACGGCGACCGCACCGGCGCACTGGCGCAGCTCGAGGCCGACGGCCAGATCGTGGCGAAGACCGATGCCTCATGGCGGGCCGGCTTCGGAGCCGTGCGCAGCGCCAGCATCTACGACGGCACCGTGACCGACCTGCGCCTTGACGACCCCGCGGTGCACGACCCGGGCTTCGCAGACGAGACGTGGGTCGCCGCATCCGTCATCGATGTCGACCCTGCCCGCTTCGAGCCGCGCTCCGCACCGCCCGTCCGGGTCGTCGCCGAACTGCCCATGGCACTGAGCCATCACGAAGGGCGCACGCGCCTCGACGGCGGGCAGAACGTGTCGGGCTGGGTGCGGCTGGTGGTGAGCGGCCGAGTCGGCGACGTCGTGACCGTGCGCCACGCCGAGGTGCTCGAGCCCTCGGGCGACCTGCACGTCAAGGCCCTGCGGTCCGCGAAGGCGACGGACGTCTACACGCTCGATCGCGACGGTGAGCACACGCTCGAGCCGGCGTTCACGTTCCACGGGTTCCGCTACGCCGACGTCGACGGCGCCGAGGTGGTGTCGGCCACCGCCGTCGCGATCTCGAGCGACCTCGCCCCCCGCAGCACGTTCTCCTCGTCGCACGCGGCGCTGGACCGGTTCCACTCAAACGTGTTCTGGTCGCAGCGCGACAACTTCGTGTCGGTGCCGACCGACTGCCCGCAGCGCGACGAGCGACTCGGCTGGACAGGCGACGCCCAGGCCTTCGCGGCCACGGCGAACACGCTCCTCGACACCGAGGCGTTCTGGCTCTCGTGGCTGAAGGATCTCGAGATCGATCAGACCGACGAGGGCGGGGTGCCGGCCGTCGTGCCCGACATCATCCGCCCGCAGGACATGCTGATGGGCGGCGTGGAGACGCCGAACATGGGCCGGGCCGGTTGGGCGGATGCCGCCACCATCATCCCGCTCGCCGTCTACGAGTCGTACGGCTCGGATGAGGTGCTCGTCCGCCAGCGACGCAGCATGCGGCGTTGGGTGGAGCACCTGCGCCGTCGCGCCGGGGATGACGTCGTGCTCCCTGCCGGCGACTACCAGTTCGGCGACTGGCTCGACCCCGACGCGCCCGGCGACCGGCCGTGGGAGGCGAAGGTCTCGAGCGACTTCGTGTCGAACGCGTTCTACGCGCACTCCGCCCGTCTGCTCGCCCGCGCCGAGCGCATCCTCGGCGATGAGGCGAGCGCCGCGGAGTACGACGCTCTGGCCGACCGCGTGGGCGCGGCGACGTTCGCGCGGTGGGGCGAGGAGGCCATCCTCACGCAGAGCGGCGCGGCGATGTCGCTCGAGTTCGGGCTGGCGCCCGACGACCGCCGCGCCGAGATCGCCGCGGGGCTGGCCGAGAACGTCCGCCGTGAGAACGGCCGGATCGCGACAGGCTTCCTCGGCACGCCGCTCGTGCTGTTCGCGCTGTCGCACAGCGGCCACCTCGACGAGGCGTACCTCATGCTGCTGCGCCGCGAGGCGCCCTCCTGGCTCTATCAGGTCGATCGCGGCGCGACGACGGTGTGGGAGCGCTGGGACGCGATCCTGCCCGACGGCAGCATCCATTCCGGCGCGATGGACGCCCTCCCCACCGAGGACGCCTCGCAGGACGACACCGGCATGCTGTCGTTCAACCACTACGCCTACGGGGCGATGATCGACTGGGTGTATCGCACGGTGGCGGGGCTCGCTCCGGATGCCGACGACCCCGGGTATCGCACCGTGCACGTGGCGCCGCGGCCGGCGGTCGGGCTCGATCACGCGTCGGCGTCGATCGACACCCCGCAGGGCCGTCTCGCGATCGAGTGGCGCGTCGACGGCGGAGTGTTCGAGGCCACGCTCGAGGTGCCGTTCGGCGCGCGCGCCCTGCTCGATCTCCCCGTCACGGCGGAATCCACCGTCACCGTGGGCGCCGCCCCGGCGCCCGCCGAGCTCCGCCACGGCACGCACCGCATCGTCGTCACCGCACCTGCGGTCGCGGCACCCGGCGCCGTCGTGCCCGCCTGA